The following DNA comes from Geobacter sp..
CGAATGCTGCACCGGTTGACAAGCTGCTCGGGAGGATTATAAGGGTACGTAGTACGCCGGAAAGGGGGCAGAGATGATCATCGGCATTCCCAGGGAGATAAAACGTGAAGAATACCGGGTCGCCGTGACGCCGGGAGGGACGACCGAGCTGGTTGGCGCCGGGCATACGGTGATGGTGGAGGAACGGGCCGGGGAAGGGAGCGGTTTTGGCGACGAAGAGTATCGCCGCCAGGGTGCCCTGGTCCTTTCCCGCGATGAACTGTTCCGGCAGGCAGAGCTGATCGTCAAGGTCAAGGAGCCGCTGCCGGCCGAATTCGAGCTGTTCCGCCAGGGGCAGGCCCTCTTTACCTACCTCCATCTGGCGCCGAACCGGGAGCTGACCGCCTTTCTCTGCGAGCGGAGGGTGACCGCGCTGGCGTACGAGACCCTGGAGCATGGAGGAGGGCTGCCGCTCCTGGCCCCCATGAGCGAGATCGCCGGGCGGATGGCGCCGCTGGCCGGTGCCTGGTCCCTGCAGAAGATCAACGGCGGAGCCGGACTGTTGCCGACCGGTGCCGTCGGGGTGAAGCCTGCCAGGGCGGTCATTCTCGGGGCGGGGATGGTGGGGTATAACGCGGCACGGGTGGCTGCCGGGCTCGGCATGGAGGTGGTGGTGCTCAATCGGGGCGTGGAGCGGTTGCAACGGATCGACGAGCTGCTATCAGGGCGGGTTGCCACCCTTGCCCTCTCCGGCGCGCATATTCGCGAAGAGGTCCGCATCGCCGATCTGGTGGTCGGGGCGGTGCTGGTCCCGGGTGGCCGGACGCCGGTGCTCGTCACGCGGGAGATGCTTGCGACCATGAAACCGGGTGCGGTGATCGTGGATGTGGCGGTGGATCAGGGGGGGTGCTGCGAAACCACCAGGCCGACCACCCATGACCGGCCGGTCTACGCGGTGGACGGCATCATCCATTACTGCGTGGCCAACATGCCCGGCGCCTACCCGCGCACCTCGACCCTCGCCCTCACCAATGCCACCCTCCCCTATGTGAAGCTCCTGGCAGACCGGGGGATCGACGCAGCCATCGCCGCCAGCCCGGAGCTCGCCAGCGCCGTCAATATCCGGGACGGCCGGATCGTCCATCCGACGCTGGCACAAGCCCTGTGACGGGGCGGCGCTACAACAGTTTCCGCAGGAACTGGCCGGTGTAGGAGCGGGTCACCCGCGCCACCTGCTCCGGCGTGCCGCAGGCCACTATCTCCCCTCCCCGGTCTCCCCCTTCGGGGCCGAGATCGATGATCCAGTCGGCGGTCTTGATCACGTCCAGGTTGTGTTCGATGATGACGATGGTGTTCCCCCCCTCCACCAGCTTCTGCAGCACGTCAAGCAGCTTGGCGATGTCGGCGAAGTGGAGGCCGGTGGTCGGCTCGTCCAGGATGTAGATGGTGCGGCCGGTGGCACGCCGGGAGAGTTCCTTGGCCAGCTTGACCCGCTGCGCCTCGCCGCCCGACAGGGTGGTGGCCGACTGGCCGAGCTTGATATAGCCGAGCCCCACCTCTTCCAGGGTCTTCAGCTTGTTGCGGATCTTGGGGATGTTCTCCATGAACTGCAGCCCCTGGGAAACGGTCATGTCCAGGACCTCAGCGATGGTCTTCCCCTTGTAGCGCACCTCCAGGGTCTCGCGGTTGTAGCGAGCCCCCTTGCAGACCTCGCACTGGACATAGACATCGGGCAGGAAGTGCATCTCGATCTTGATGATGCCGTCGCCGCTGCAGGCCTCGCACCTTCCCCCCTTGACGTTGAAGGAGTAGCGCCCCGGCTTGTAGCCGCGCACCTTTGATTCGGGGAGCTGGGCAAACAGATCGCGGACGTCGCTGAACAGCCCGGTGTAGGTGGCCGGGTTGGAGCGGGGGGTCCGGCCGATGGGGGACTGGTCGATGTTGATGACCTTGTCCAGCATCTCCAGCCCCTGGATCTCCCTGATCTGGCCGGCCCGCTCCTTGCTCTTGTAGAGCCGCTGGGAAAGGACCTTGTGCAGGGTGTCGATCACCAGGGTCGATTTGCCTGAGCCGGAAACGCCGGTGACGCAGGTCATGATCCCCAGCGGCAGGTCGACGTTTACCTGCTTCAGGTTGTTTTCGCTGGCGCCGATCAGCCGGAGGTACTTGTCTGAGCTGCGGCGGCCGGCGGGGACGGCGATAGTCAGGTCGCCGGAGAGGTATCTGCCGGTGAGCGAGGCAGGGTTCTGCATGATCTCGGCCGGGGTCCCCTCGGCCACCACCCTGCCGCCGTGGATGCCGGCGCCCGGCCCCATGTCGATGACGTGGTCGGCCTCCATGATGGTTTCCTCGTCGTGCTCCACCACCAGCACAGTGTTTCCGATGTCTCGCAGATGCTTGAGCGTGGCGAGCAGGCGGGTGTTGTCCCGCTGGTGCAGCCCGATGGACGGCTCGTCCAGGATGTAGAGGACCCCCACCAGGCTCGACCCGATCTGGGTGGCAAGGCGGATCCGCTGCCCTTCGCCGCCGGAGAGGGTGCCGGCGGTCCGGTCGAGGGAGAGGTAGTCGAGCCCCACGTTGACCAGGAAGTTGAGCCGTTCGCGGATCTCCTTGAGGATGCGGCGGGCGATCTCCGCCTCCTTGGCCGAGAGTGAGAGGCTGGCGAAAAAGTCGAGGCAGTCGCGGATGGAAAGGGCCGTCACCTCGCGGATATTCTGCCCCCCTACCCTGACGAAGAGCGATTCCTTCTTCAGCCGCGCCCCTTCGCAGCTCGGGCAGGGCATCACGTTCATGTACTTTTCCAGCTCCTCCCGCACATGCTCGGATTCGCTCTCCCGGTAGCGACGTTCCAGGTTGTTCAGCACCCCCTCGAACTCCTTCAGGTAGGTGTGGCGCCGCCCGCCGTCCTCTTCCCACCAGAACTCGATCTTTTTCCCTTTGGAGCCCCGGAGGATCACCTCGCGAACCTCTGGGTGCAGATCCTTGAAAGGGGTGCGGATATCGAATCCGTAGGCCTTGGCCAGCGCCTCCAGGGTCAGGTGGTACCAGCCGGAGAGCCGCTTTTCCCAAGGGGCTATGGCCCCCTCGCGGATGGAGAGCTCAGGGTTTGGCACCACAAGGTCGGCGTCGAAGTACATCCGGGTCCCCAGGCCGGTACAGTCGGGGCAGGCGCCGTAGGGGTTGTTGAAGGAGAACATCCGTGGCGTCATCTCCGGGTAGGAGATGCCGCAGTCGATGCAGGCGAGCGCCTCGGAAAAGAGGATGGTCTGGTCCTGCTGGTCTCCACTTTGGGAAGGCTCCTCGCGGGGATGGTCGGATGGTGCCGGCAGGGGATTCGAACCGAGGAGGACGATTTTGGCCACCCCTTCGGCATGGTTGAGGGCGGTCTCGAAGGAGTCGGCCAGCCGGCGCTCGATCCCCGGCTTGACGATGAGCCGGTCCACCACGATGTCGATATCGTGCTTCTTGTTCTTGTCCAGAACGATCTCGTCGGCCAGCTCATGGGGGGTGCCGTCGATGACGACCCTGACGAAACCGTCCTTTCGCAGCTGGTTCAGCTCCTTCTTGTATTCCCCCTTGCGGCCGCGGACCATGGGGGAGAGGAGGTTCAGCTTGGTCCCCTCGGGGAGCGCCATGACCTGGTCCACCATCTGGGAGACGGTCTGGGAGGTGATGGCCTTGCCGCACTGGTAGCAATGGGGGGTGCCGATCCGGGCGAAGAGGAGGCGGAGGTAGTCGTAGATCTCGGTGACCGTGCCGACGGTGGAGCGGGGGTTCTTGCTGGTGGTCTTCTGCTCGATGGAGATGGCGGGTGAAAGCCCCTCGATGGACTCCACGTCCGGTTTTTCCATCTGTTCCAGGAACTGCCGGGCATAGGCCGAGAGCGACTCCACGTAGCGTCGCTGCCCTTCGGCATAGATGGTGTCGAAAGCCAGGGTTGACTTGCCGGAACCGGAGATGCCGGTGATGACCACCAGCCGGTCACGGGGGATCTCCACGTCGATGCATTTCAGGTTATGTTCGCAGGCGCCCTTGATGATGATTTTATCGTGTGCCATGGTGGTAACCGTATCTGTGATGGAATGACAACAGGATACATTACCATGTTTTCACTCATGAAAGGACAAAAAAGGCGTTACCTGATGCTACGGCAGGGTAAAGTAGATCGTCGCTCCTTTATCCGGTTCCCCTTCGGCCCAGACCCGCCCACCATGGCGTTCGATGATCCGTTGCACGGTTGCCAGCCCGATGCCGGTCCCCTTGAAGTCGTTGGAGCTATGAAGCCGATGAAAGGCACTGAACAACAGATGGGCCTGGCTCATGTCGAATCCGGCACCATTATCCCGGACGAAAAAGCACTCCTCTCCCCCTGCTTCGGTCATGCCGAGCTCGATGGTGGCCTTCTCCCTTTTGCCGGAATACTTCCATGCATTCCCCAGCAGGTTTTCCAGAACTGCCCTGAGCAGCACCGGGTCCCCATTGGCGGTAAGCCCCGGGGCAATGGAGAACTGGACCGAACGCTGCGGCTCGGCGGTTCGCAGCTCCGCCGCTATCAGCTCGGCAAGGGCGCTCAGGTTGACCTCCGCCGTTGCGATCTCTTTGCCGATCAAGCGGGAAAACTTGAGCAGAGCACTGATTAGCTGGTTCATCCTGAGCACGGACTTGTAGATGTCCTCGATGAACCCCTTGGCATCCTCCGGTAGTTTCGCATCGTACATTTCCAGCAGGACCTGACAGTAGCCGCTGATATTGGTCAATGGGGAGCGCAGGTCGTGGGATACAGTGTAGTTGAATGCCTCAAGCTCTTTATTGGCGACCTCAAGCCGATCGTTCAACATCTTCAGGTTGTCCCTGGCTGTGAGCAATTCGGCGTTTTTATGGATGGCGGTTTCGTAGGTGGAAAGCAGGAGATCGAGAATCTGCCGCCGGTCCGCAGTGATTCGGTAGTCCCGGCCGTCGAAGTCGATGCCGATCCCGGCTTCCGTCGTTCCCTCCCGGCATTGCGAGCGGTTCGCGAGCAGGTACCGGATCCGGGATAGCAGGTTGTCTTCCTGATACGGCTTGGAAATAAAGGCATCGGCGCCGCATTCCAGCCCCTTGATCACGTCATGGGGGTCCGAAAGGGAGGTGAGGAGAATCACCGGGAGCTCCCGCTCATCGCTTTCGGCCTTTATCAGGCGGCAGAGCTCGTAGCCGTCCATCCCCGGCATGATGATGTCGCTGATGGCAAGGGCCGGGTGCAGCGATGGCAGAAGCGCCAGGGCCTTCGGGCCGTTGCCGGCGACGACAACGTGGTAGCCCTGTTTTTCCAGGACATACCGCAGGTGCTCGGCCTGCGTCGGGCTGTCCTCGATGACGAGGATCGTCTCGCCTGCACGGTTCTTGTCTTTCTGGGTAGTCGTCATGCTGTTCTCTCCATGATCAATCGCTGCAAAAGGGCAATGATCCCGGCGGGGGGGAGAATGTGGCCGGCGGCCTTCAGTTTCAGCGCTTCACCGGGCATACCGTAGATGACGGAACTTTCCTGGTCCTGGATGATCGTGACGGCACCCAGTTCCCGCATGATGTGCAGTTCACGGGCACCGTCGCTCCCCATGCCGGTGAGCAGCACGCCGACCGCTTCCTTGTCGTAGACCATGGCAACGGAACGGAAGAGCACGGAGACGGACGGACAGAGTCCGTTGACAGGG
Coding sequences within:
- a CDS encoding response regulator — translated: MTTTQKDKNRAGETILVIEDSPTQAEHLRYVLEKQGYHVVVAGNGPKALALLPSLHPALAISDIIMPGMDGYELCRLIKAESDERELPVILLTSLSDPHDVIKGLECGADAFISKPYQEDNLLSRIRYLLANRSQCREGTTEAGIGIDFDGRDYRITADRRQILDLLLSTYETAIHKNAELLTARDNLKMLNDRLEVANKELEAFNYTVSHDLRSPLTNISGYCQVLLEMYDAKLPEDAKGFIEDIYKSVLRMNQLISALLKFSRLIGKEIATAEVNLSALAELIAAELRTAEPQRSVQFSIAPGLTANGDPVLLRAVLENLLGNAWKYSGKREKATIELGMTEAGGEECFFVRDNGAGFDMSQAHLLFSAFHRLHSSNDFKGTGIGLATVQRIIERHGGRVWAEGEPDKGATIYFTLP
- the uvrA gene encoding excinuclease ABC subunit UvrA, which produces MAHDKIIIKGACEHNLKCIDVEIPRDRLVVITGISGSGKSTLAFDTIYAEGQRRYVESLSAYARQFLEQMEKPDVESIEGLSPAISIEQKTTSKNPRSTVGTVTEIYDYLRLLFARIGTPHCYQCGKAITSQTVSQMVDQVMALPEGTKLNLLSPMVRGRKGEYKKELNQLRKDGFVRVVIDGTPHELADEIVLDKNKKHDIDIVVDRLIVKPGIERRLADSFETALNHAEGVAKIVLLGSNPLPAPSDHPREEPSQSGDQQDQTILFSEALACIDCGISYPEMTPRMFSFNNPYGACPDCTGLGTRMYFDADLVVPNPELSIREGAIAPWEKRLSGWYHLTLEALAKAYGFDIRTPFKDLHPEVREVILRGSKGKKIEFWWEEDGGRRHTYLKEFEGVLNNLERRYRESESEHVREELEKYMNVMPCPSCEGARLKKESLFVRVGGQNIREVTALSIRDCLDFFASLSLSAKEAEIARRILKEIRERLNFLVNVGLDYLSLDRTAGTLSGGEGQRIRLATQIGSSLVGVLYILDEPSIGLHQRDNTRLLATLKHLRDIGNTVLVVEHDEETIMEADHVIDMGPGAGIHGGRVVAEGTPAEIMQNPASLTGRYLSGDLTIAVPAGRRSSDKYLRLIGASENNLKQVNVDLPLGIMTCVTGVSGSGKSTLVIDTLHKVLSQRLYKSKERAGQIREIQGLEMLDKVINIDQSPIGRTPRSNPATYTGLFSDVRDLFAQLPESKVRGYKPGRYSFNVKGGRCEACSGDGIIKIEMHFLPDVYVQCEVCKGARYNRETLEVRYKGKTIAEVLDMTVSQGLQFMENIPKIRNKLKTLEEVGLGYIKLGQSATTLSGGEAQRVKLAKELSRRATGRTIYILDEPTTGLHFADIAKLLDVLQKLVEGGNTIVIIEHNLDVIKTADWIIDLGPEGGDRGGEIVACGTPEQVARVTRSYTGQFLRKLL
- the ald gene encoding alanine dehydrogenase, producing MIIGIPREIKREEYRVAVTPGGTTELVGAGHTVMVEERAGEGSGFGDEEYRRQGALVLSRDELFRQAELIVKVKEPLPAEFELFRQGQALFTYLHLAPNRELTAFLCERRVTALAYETLEHGGGLPLLAPMSEIAGRMAPLAGAWSLQKINGGAGLLPTGAVGVKPARAVILGAGMVGYNAARVAAGLGMEVVVLNRGVERLQRIDELLSGRVATLALSGAHIREEVRIADLVVGAVLVPGGRTPVLVTREMLATMKPGAVIVDVAVDQGGCCETTRPTTHDRPVYAVDGIIHYCVANMPGAYPRTSTLALTNATLPYVKLLADRGIDAAIAASPELASAVNIRDGRIVHPTLAQAL